In Deltaproteobacteria bacterium, the DNA window GCCGATCGATCCGACCATCGCCGATGGCGAGGCGACGATCTCATCGGCAGCCGATGCGATCCAGTACGCCGCCGACGACATCAGCGCATTTGCGTGCGCGACGATCGGCTTTTGCCCGCGAGCGTGCAGGATGGCGTCCGCCAGCTCCGGCGTGCCCATGACCGACCCGCCGGGCGAATCGACGTCCAGGAGGATCGCCGCGACGTTGGGGTCTGCAAGCGCCGCCCGGAATTGCCGCATCACGATCTCGGACGACGTACCCGATGGGCCGCTGACAGACTGCACCATCCGCGCGCGGTGAGCGACGACCCCCCAGACGGGAATCACGGCGACCGACCCCGGCGCAACGGTGTTGTGCCGCTCGGCCGCCGCCGCTTTGGGCTCGGCAATCGCCGCATCGATCTGCGATGGGTCGAGCACCACCCCGGCCGCATGACGCGCGAGGACCGCGACGACGCGATCGAGCGCGCCGGCATCCATCGCCCACACTTGCGACAGCAACGCCGCCATCAGCCTATTCATCGTCTGCGATCCTCAAAATTTCTGCGCCGCCGAGCGCCCGCCAGTCGGCCAGTGTTGCCAGCGCGTCCCTTCGGACGCGTGGAGCTCATCAAACCGCGCGGCGCACACGCGATCGGCTGTCGATTGATCAACCGATAGCACCTTCGCCAACCACGGCGCATGCGCCTCGTAAAACTCGACGATCCGCTCGGCCGAGGAGGATTTCGCCATTGCGCGCTCGACCCCGTTGCACTCGCGCGTGACTGCACGATCTGCCGCCGCGAGCATCATCGCCGCGGCGCGGCGCGGCGCCGGATTCTGCCCCGG includes these proteins:
- a CDS encoding S49 family peptidase; this translates as MAALLSQVWAMDAGALDRVVAVLARHAAGVVLDPSQIDAAIAEPKAAAAERHNTVAPGSVAVIPVWGVVAHRARMVQSVSGPSGTSSEIVMRQFRAALADPNVAAILLDVDSPGGSVMGTPELADAILHARGQKPIVAHANALMSSAAYWIASAADEIVASPSAMVGSIGVLAVHADTSAADAAAGIKYSIVHYGRHKAEGASVAPLSDEARATLQEQVDHYGAVMTASIAKGRGVGVDVVRGEQYGEGRAFVAREAMSRGMVDRIEPLDATLDRLQNARKRSHVGRNANALRLASA